From Vigna unguiculata cultivar IT97K-499-35 chromosome 5, ASM411807v1, whole genome shotgun sequence, the proteins below share one genomic window:
- the LOC114184016 gene encoding capsanthin/capsorubin synthase, chromoplastic-like, whose amino-acid sequence MATRFMLSSQSFPLKPHQPLQNTPPFPLTKIHYTAPRNLIRGKRVHSTSKYGNFLGLRPEHQPETLDFDLPWCHPSDRAHFDVIIIGAGPAGIRLAEQVSLYGVKVCCVDPDPLSVWPNNYGVWVDEFESLGLEDCLDKTWPMACVHVNDSKTKYLDRSYGRVGRRKLKERLIEGCVSNGVRFHKAKAWEVEHQEFESCVLCDDGVELKGSLVVDASGFGSRFIEYDKVRNQGYQIAHGVLAEVEEHPFDLDKMVLMDWRDSHLGNEPSLRVSNSKFPTFLYAMPFSSNLVFLEETSLVSRPVLSYMEVKKRMVARLRHLGIRVKRVLEDEKCLIPMGGPLPRIPQNVMAIGGTSGVVHPSTGYMVARTMAVAPVVAFAIAECLGSTRMIRGKALYARVWNSMWPIESRMAREFYSFGMETLLKLDLNGSRSFFNAFFDLKPYYWQGFLSSKLTLQELLWLSMSLFGHASNPSKLDIATKCPLPLAKMMGNIALDYIG is encoded by the coding sequence ATGGCAACTCGTTTCATGTTATCTTCTCAATCTTTTCCGCTTAAGCCTCACCAACCCCTCCAAAACACCCCTCCATTCCCTCTCACCAAAATCCATTACACAGCACCAAGAAATTTGATCAGAGGCAAGAGGGTCCACAGCACAAGCAAGTATGGGAACTTCCTTGGTTTGAGGCCGGAGCACCAACCTGAAACCTTAGATTTTGATCTTCCATGGTGCCACCCTTCTGATCGCGCTCATTTTGATGTGATAATCATTGGTGCTGGCCCTGCAGGCATAAGGCTCGCGGAGCAAGTGTCCCTCTACGGAGTTAAGGTTTGTTGTGTTGATCCTGACCCTCTTTCTGTGTGGCCtaataactatggtgtgtgGGTTGATGAGTTTGAGAGTCTCGGTCTGGAGGATTGCTTGGACAAAACATGGCCTATGGCTTGCGTTCATGTCAATGATTCCAAGACCAAGTATTTGGATCGTTCTTATGGGAGGGTTGGTAGGAGGAAGCTGAAAGAGAGGTTGATCGAAGGGTGTGTCTCAAATGGGGTTAGATTTCACAAGGCAAAGGCATGGGAGGTGGAGCACCAAGAGTTTGAGTCTTGTGTTTTGTGTGATGATGGGGTAGAGTTGAAGGGGAGTTTAGTGGTTGATGCCAGTGGATTTGGTAGTCGTTTTATAGAATATGATAAGGTGAGAAACCAAGGTTATCAGATTGCTCATGGTGTTTTGGCTGAAGTTGAAGAACACCCTTTTGATTTGGATAAGATGGTGTTGATGGATTGGAGGGATTCTCATTTAGGGAATGAGCCTTCTTTGAGAGTGAGTAATTCAaagtttccaactttcctctatgCAATGCCATTTAGCTCCAATTTGGTGTTTCTTGAAGAGACTTCACTAGTTAGCCGTCCAGTGTTGAGTTACATGGAAGTGAAGAAGAGGATGGTTGCAAGGTTAAGGCACTTAGGCATTAGAGTGAAGAGGGTGTTGGAGGATGAAAAGTGTTTGATCCCAATGGGAGGACCTCTCCCAAGGATCCCTCAAAATGTGATGGCTATCGGAGGCACTTCTGGGGTAGTACACCCTTCCACAGGGTACATGGTGGCTAGAACAATGGCTGTGGCACCTGTTGTGGCTTTTGCTATAGCAGAGTGTCTTGGCTCCACCAGAATGATTAGGGGGAAAGCGCTTTATGCTAGAGTTTGGAATAGCATGTGGCCAATTGAGAGCAGAATGGCGAGGGAATTTTACTCTTTTGGAATGGAGACTTTGTTGAAGCTTGACTTGAATGGAAGCAGGAGTTTCTTCAATGCCTTTTTTGACTTGAAACCTTACTACTGGCAAGGGTTTCTCTCTTCTAAGTTGACTTTACAGGAGCTTCTTTGGTTAAGCATGTCACTCTTTGGACATGCCTCAAACCCTTCTAAGCTTGATATTGCCACAAAGTGTCCTCTGCCATTGGCTAAGATGATGGGAAATATTGCTTTGGATTACATAGGATGA
- the LOC114184749 gene encoding uncharacterized protein LOC114184749, which produces MEKMKREVEGQRPQQPQPPQRIGGPSRSKPRHEEWRRPYDRPHHQSQGSRGLPHQQGRVQCYICGGPHLRSACPRMEGYRRCNNCGKEGHFGKDCPTLARTAAHHPVQTPHQHQRRDRGNRPQATGRVYAMTGAEAAGSGNLVIGRCMIAGESLCVLYDSGATHSFVSIACVERLGCELAVSTPASDCREKKLLFLDAEEPELVSSQGVMRELQDGAQCYMIFTHMEVEGGEATSVIPFVQDFGDVFPEEVPGLPPRDCSGPGKGRCSGKVGKS; this is translated from the exons atggagaagatgaagcgcgaGGTGGAAGGCCAGCGCCCACAGCAGCCACAGCCACCTCAGAGGATCGGCGGACCATCTAGGTCCAAGCCCAGGCATGAGGAGTGGAGGAGACCGTATGATAGGCCCCACCATCAGTctcaggggtctaggggtcttcctcATCAGCAGGGTCGAGTGCAGTGCTATATATGTGGGGGACCTCATCTGAGGAGTGCTTGCCCGCGTATGGAGGGTTACCGtcggtgcaacaactgtggcaaggaaggccactttgggaaggattgtcCTACCCTTGCTAGGACAGCAGCACACCATCCAGTTCAGACTCCTCACCAGCACCAGCGGAGAGATAGAGGCAACCGGCCTCAGGCGACAGGCAGGGTATATGCCATGACCGGAGCAGAGGCTGCAGGCTCAGGTAATCTTGTTATAGGTCGATGCATGATAGCGGGTGAATCTTtgtgtgtgttgtatgattctggagcgacacactcctttgtgtcaatTGCTTGTGTGGAGCGTCTGGGTTGTGAACTTGCAGTATCTACCCCGgcatcgg attgtcgggagaagaagCTACTTTTTCTCGATGCGgaggagcctgagttggtgTCGTCTCAGGGTGTTATGAGGGAATTACAGGACGGTGCGCAGTGCTACATGATCTTCACACATATGGAGGTGGAGGGAGGAGAGGCGACGTCGGTGATACCATTCGTCCAGGATTTTGGGGATGTGTTTCCGGAGgaggtaccagggttgcctccca gggattgcagtggacccggCAAAGGTCGAtgcagtggtaaagtgggaaagtcctaa
- the LOC114184259 gene encoding NAC domain-containing protein 90-like isoform X2 gives MADLPPGFRFYPTEEELVAFYLHNQLEGQRQDTSRVIPVIDINGVEPWNLPSLAGERCRGDTEQWFFFSPRQERETRGGRPNRTTASGYWKATGSPCHVYSSDNKVIGMKKTMVFYEGKAPSGRKTKWKMHEYKAIQHSHQSNTTPPKLRHEFSLCRVYVISGSFRSFDRRPLEVARAELRVDGDRGAASTSAQERAPLVDGSSSSDTSHSGDAHIHEAEAGAGSSGTHWNTSNRVEEPLWEWEHLIQ, from the exons atGGCAGATCTCCCACCTGGTTTTCGATTCTACCCGACAGAGGAAGAGCTTGTTGCCTTCTATCTGCACAACCAGCTCGAGGGACAAAGACAAGACACCAGCAGGGTTATTCCAGTCATTGACATCAATGGCGTAGAGCCTTGGAATCTCCCAT cACTTGCAGGGGAGCGTTGTCGTGGAGACACGGAGCAATGGTTCTTCTTTTCGCCCAGACAAGAGAGAGAGACGAGAGGAGGTAGACCCAACAGAACCACCGCAAGTGGGTACTGGAAAGCCACCGGTTCTCCTTGCCACGTTTACTCTTCCGACAACAAAGTCATTGGGATGAAGAAAACCATGGTGTTTTACGAAGGGAAGGCTCCATCTGGAAGGAAAACCAAATGGAAGATGCATGAGTACAAAGCCATTCAACACTCTCACCAATCCAACACAACCCCTCCCAAG TTGAGGCACGAATTCAGCTTGTGTCGTGTTTATGTTATATCGGGAAGCTTTAGATCGTTTGATCGACGACCACTGGAGGTTGCAAGAGCTGAGTTACGAGTTGATGGGGATAGAGGTGCTGCTTCAACCAGTGCTCAAGAGAGAGCACCATTGGTGGATGGATCAAGCTCTTCTGATACTTCTCACTCTGGTGATGCTCATATCCATGAAGCTGAAGCTGGAGCAGGGTCAAGTGGAACACATTGGAATACAAGTAATAGAGTTGAGGAACCACTTTGGGAATGGGAACACTTAATTCAGTAG
- the LOC114184259 gene encoding NAC domain-containing protein 90-like isoform X1, with protein MADLPPGFRFYPTEEELVAFYLHNQLEGQRQDTSRVIPVIDINGVEPWNLPSLAGERCRGDTEQWFFFSPRQERETRGGRPNRTTASGYWKATGSPCHVYSSDNKVIGMKKTMVFYEGKAPSGRKTKWKMHEYKAIQHSHQSNTTPPKFLFWQLRHEFSLCRVYVISGSFRSFDRRPLEVARAELRVDGDRGAASTSAQERAPLVDGSSSSDTSHSGDAHIHEAEAGAGSSGTHWNTSNRVEEPLWEWEHLIQ; from the exons atGGCAGATCTCCCACCTGGTTTTCGATTCTACCCGACAGAGGAAGAGCTTGTTGCCTTCTATCTGCACAACCAGCTCGAGGGACAAAGACAAGACACCAGCAGGGTTATTCCAGTCATTGACATCAATGGCGTAGAGCCTTGGAATCTCCCAT cACTTGCAGGGGAGCGTTGTCGTGGAGACACGGAGCAATGGTTCTTCTTTTCGCCCAGACAAGAGAGAGAGACGAGAGGAGGTAGACCCAACAGAACCACCGCAAGTGGGTACTGGAAAGCCACCGGTTCTCCTTGCCACGTTTACTCTTCCGACAACAAAGTCATTGGGATGAAGAAAACCATGGTGTTTTACGAAGGGAAGGCTCCATCTGGAAGGAAAACCAAATGGAAGATGCATGAGTACAAAGCCATTCAACACTCTCACCAATCCAACACAACCCCTCCCAAG tttttgttttggCAGTTGAGGCACGAATTCAGCTTGTGTCGTGTTTATGTTATATCGGGAAGCTTTAGATCGTTTGATCGACGACCACTGGAGGTTGCAAGAGCTGAGTTACGAGTTGATGGGGATAGAGGTGCTGCTTCAACCAGTGCTCAAGAGAGAGCACCATTGGTGGATGGATCAAGCTCTTCTGATACTTCTCACTCTGGTGATGCTCATATCCATGAAGCTGAAGCTGGAGCAGGGTCAAGTGGAACACATTGGAATACAAGTAATAGAGTTGAGGAACCACTTTGGGAATGGGAACACTTAATTCAGTAG